The proteins below are encoded in one region of Pseudomonas sp. SCB32:
- the tssA gene encoding type VI secretion system protein TssA — protein MSLQGLISTCLDGQEAVALAKAQASQWETWLAPISKASPTGEDPGYDDDFQHMREEVNKLSGADVEKVIELAEQLLKQRCKDLRIATYYLWARTQRDGEVGLADGLELVAALLERFAKQVLPARPNSRRTALEWVASGKVLDSLSLFPEVVKAEAQRTVAALAWLEQIVSSWPKSERPGLGSLYAALTARMTQSGGVNALVPQNSAAHSEPTSHSAAPVLAAIKSGRDLLDSGKALAGYLRDQPQGWLAAHRLLTSLRWDTVHQLPVQEANGNTRLAPPRTEYRAQLKRLCLQQSWIELLDQVERMYAEGVNHFWLDLQWYLCQSLSKLGVPYEGWADIIKRDLGMFLDRLPGIEQLRWSDGTPFADEPTREWITQQVSGNQPAPWMSTPVATSAVVDDILALESEALAQADSDGVEAALAWLAARPDATTGRQRWLLRLLMARVAEQYGKSDLAIHLLGELDAVAQQQGLSTWEPELGFEVKARLLKLLRQKSQRSDADKTTLARRMEGLLAALVAIDPVRSAVLCG, from the coding sequence ATGAGTTTGCAAGGACTGATTTCCACCTGCCTGGATGGGCAAGAAGCCGTGGCGCTGGCCAAGGCTCAGGCGAGCCAGTGGGAAACCTGGTTGGCGCCGATCAGCAAGGCGTCGCCGACCGGTGAAGACCCCGGTTACGACGATGATTTCCAGCACATGCGCGAGGAGGTCAACAAGCTCTCCGGCGCGGACGTGGAAAAGGTCATCGAGCTGGCGGAGCAGTTGCTCAAGCAGCGCTGCAAGGACCTGCGGATCGCGACTTACTACCTCTGGGCGCGCACGCAGCGAGATGGCGAGGTGGGGCTCGCCGATGGTCTGGAACTGGTGGCGGCGCTGCTCGAACGCTTCGCCAAGCAGGTACTGCCGGCTCGCCCGAACAGCCGGCGCACCGCACTGGAGTGGGTGGCCAGCGGTAAGGTGCTGGACAGCCTGTCGCTGTTCCCCGAGGTGGTGAAGGCGGAGGCGCAGCGCACAGTGGCAGCGCTCGCCTGGCTGGAGCAGATCGTCTCCTCCTGGCCGAAAAGCGAGCGACCAGGGTTGGGTTCTCTGTATGCGGCCCTGACTGCTCGTATGACGCAATCAGGCGGGGTGAATGCCCTGGTGCCACAAAACAGTGCCGCGCACAGCGAGCCGACGTCGCACTCGGCGGCCCCGGTCCTGGCGGCAATCAAGTCCGGCCGCGACCTGCTGGACAGCGGCAAGGCGCTGGCCGGCTACCTGCGCGACCAGCCGCAGGGCTGGCTGGCCGCCCATCGCCTGCTGACCAGCCTGCGCTGGGACACCGTGCACCAGTTGCCGGTGCAGGAGGCCAACGGCAATACCCGCCTGGCCCCGCCGCGCACGGAGTATCGCGCCCAGCTCAAACGCCTCTGCCTGCAGCAGAGCTGGATCGAGCTGCTGGACCAGGTGGAGCGCATGTACGCCGAAGGGGTGAACCACTTCTGGCTGGACCTGCAGTGGTACCTCTGCCAGAGCCTGAGCAAGCTGGGCGTCCCCTATGAAGGCTGGGCGGACATCATCAAGCGCGACCTGGGCATGTTCCTCGATCGCCTGCCGGGCATCGAACAGTTGCGCTGGAGCGATGGCACGCCCTTCGCCGATGAGCCCACGCGCGAATGGATCACTCAGCAGGTGAGCGGCAATCAGCCCGCTCCGTGGATGTCCACGCCCGTCGCGACCTCCGCCGTGGTGGACGACATCCTGGCGCTGGAGAGCGAAGCCCTGGCCCAGGCCGACAGCGATGGTGTCGAGGCGGCCCTGGCCTGGCTGGCCGCGCGCCCGGATGCGACGACCGGGCGGCAGCGTTGGCTGCTGCGCCTGCTGATGGCGCGGGTGGCCGAGCAGTACGGTAAGAGCGACCTGGCGATCCACCTGCTGGGCGAGCTGGATGCCGTTGCACAGCAGCAGGGCCTGAGTACCTGGGAGCCGGAGCTGGGCTTCGAGGTCAAGGCGCGCCTGCTCAAGCTGTTGCGGCAGAAATCCCAGCGCAGCGATGCCGACAAGACCACCCTGGCGCGACGCATGGAAGGCCTGCTGGCCGCCCTGGTCGCGATCGACCCTGTTCGCTCGGCCGTGCTGTGCGGCTGA
- the tssF gene encoding type VI secretion system baseplate subunit TssF — protein MSMDNLTLRYFDAEMRYLREAGKEFAEAFPDRAAQLNLDKAGARDPFVERLFEGFAFLMGRLREKLDDDLPELTEGLVSLLWPHYLRTIPSLSVVELTPDIREMKRCETIAQGFEVLSQPVGPKRTRCHYTTTQDVTLNPLSIESVRVTSEPDGRSVLRLRFVCSPMANWSEIDLSRLPLYLNADAPLACALHRALTLNAQALYVQVPGHTGRLKLDGHFSPKGFGDEDRLWPKGDSAFSGYQLLLEYFTFREKFMFVTLRGLEQMPIPAELSSFELDVVLSEQWPHEFVVSAEHVRLHAVPVINLFPLEADPLTLLPLQTDYLLRPMRLQDGHTEIYSVDNVSSSKHSSKRDYVPFTSFRHKGGMLRDEAPERYFHTRMKRGANGMHDTWLILGGEGFDADRLSQSESLSLRLTGTNGQLPRKALQSTLLDSLVKTPLMGLKVRNLCAPTLPCYPPNQDRFHWRVLSHLGSNFLPMLDNAEVLRGTLALYDWTHSELNRRRLAAIVEVRHHLIQRFEKGFLLRGVDIEVTLDANGFCGEGDISLFGEMLNRFFALYADIHLFNQLTLVLQPTGKSLRWTENHSQRIPG, from the coding sequence GTGAGCATGGACAATCTGACACTGCGTTATTTCGATGCCGAAATGCGCTACCTGCGCGAAGCGGGCAAGGAGTTCGCCGAGGCGTTCCCTGACCGGGCCGCGCAGCTCAACCTGGACAAGGCCGGCGCCCGCGATCCCTTCGTGGAGCGGCTGTTCGAGGGCTTCGCATTCCTCATGGGGCGTCTGCGCGAGAAGCTCGATGACGACCTGCCGGAGCTGACCGAGGGCCTGGTGAGCCTGCTGTGGCCGCATTACCTGCGCACTATCCCCTCGCTGTCGGTGGTCGAGCTGACGCCGGACATTCGCGAGATGAAGCGCTGCGAAACCATCGCCCAGGGATTCGAGGTGCTGTCGCAGCCGGTAGGCCCCAAGCGCACGCGCTGCCATTACACCACTACCCAGGACGTCACGCTGAACCCGCTGTCCATCGAGTCAGTACGGGTAACCAGCGAGCCGGATGGCCGCTCTGTGCTGCGCCTGCGCTTTGTCTGTAGCCCGATGGCGAATTGGTCCGAAATCGATCTGAGCCGCCTGCCGCTCTACCTCAATGCCGACGCCCCCCTGGCCTGCGCACTGCACCGTGCCCTGACGCTCAATGCCCAGGCGCTCTATGTGCAGGTGCCAGGGCATACGGGTCGGTTGAAGCTGGACGGTCACTTCTCGCCGAAGGGATTTGGCGATGAGGACCGGCTTTGGCCCAAGGGGGACAGTGCCTTCAGCGGCTATCAACTGCTACTGGAGTACTTCACCTTCCGCGAAAAATTCATGTTCGTCACGCTGCGCGGCCTGGAGCAGATGCCGATCCCAGCGGAGCTGTCGAGCTTCGAGCTGGACGTGGTGCTGAGCGAGCAATGGCCGCATGAGTTCGTGGTGAGCGCCGAACATGTACGGCTGCATGCGGTGCCGGTGATCAACCTGTTCCCGCTCGAGGCCGACCCCCTGACACTATTGCCGCTGCAGACCGATTACCTGCTACGGCCGATGCGCCTGCAGGACGGGCACACCGAGATCTACTCGGTGGACAACGTGTCTTCGTCCAAGCACTCGTCGAAACGCGACTACGTGCCGTTCACCAGTTTCCGCCACAAGGGCGGCATGCTGCGTGACGAAGCGCCGGAGCGCTACTTTCATACGCGGATGAAGCGCGGGGCGAATGGCATGCACGACACCTGGTTGATTCTCGGCGGTGAAGGCTTCGACGCCGATCGTCTGAGCCAGAGCGAAAGCCTGTCCCTGCGCCTCACCGGCACCAACGGCCAACTGCCGCGCAAGGCGCTGCAGAGCACCCTGCTGGACTCACTGGTGAAGACGCCGCTGATGGGCTTGAAGGTGCGCAATCTCTGTGCGCCGACCCTGCCGTGCTATCCGCCCAACCAGGACCGCTTCCACTGGCGCGTGCTTAGTCACCTGGGCTCCAACTTCCTGCCGATGCTGGACAACGCCGAAGTGCTGCGTGGCACCCTGGCGCTGTACGACTGGACCCACAGCGAGCTGAATCGCAGGCGGCTGGCGGCCATCGTCGAGGTGCGCCATCACCTGATCCAGCGCTTCGAGAAGGGCTTCCTGCTGCGCGGCGTGGACATCGAGGTGACGCTGGATGCCAACGGTTTCTGCGGCGAGGGCGACATCAGTCTGTTCGGCGAGATGCTTAATCGCTTCTTTGCCCTGTACGCCGATATCCACCTGTTCAACCAGCTCACGCTGGTCCTGCAACCTACTGGTAAGAGCCTGCGATGGACCGAGAACCACAGTCAGCGTATTCCCGGCTGA
- the tssG gene encoding type VI secretion system baseplate subunit TssG — MDREPQSAYSRLKASGLLERLAGRVSEANLYRFCQLIEAAAPDNPPLGTTTRPSDDAVRFRPHPGMAFPAGELKAIEFDEEYPERPATVRTRLLGLYGVDSPLPTAYLDDITQRREGHEALEAFLDIFNHRIFTQFYRIWRKYSYPATFEAGGADSTSQCLLGLIGLGIPGTANHIATPVSRFLALLSVMRLPTRNAEGISALVKLLAPNTQARVTAHWPRKVPLAQPASLSKERPVSLSQGTPLGAVGADANSQVRLELVTEDLAEAQGWLPGSQLHSDLLVLLRVYLGWRCTAKLQLTLPVECLPQPVLGGAPVLLGLTGVLGLDPGAGQPCITVNLGRYLGLRENKKRRETQHVTYCF; from the coding sequence ATGGACCGAGAACCACAGTCAGCGTATTCCCGGCTGAAGGCCAGCGGTCTGCTGGAGAGGCTGGCGGGGCGGGTGTCCGAAGCGAACCTGTACCGCTTCTGCCAGCTGATCGAAGCGGCGGCTCCGGACAATCCCCCCTTGGGGACCACAACACGGCCCAGCGACGATGCCGTGCGTTTTCGTCCGCACCCCGGCATGGCGTTTCCCGCCGGCGAGCTCAAGGCCATCGAGTTCGACGAGGAGTATCCCGAGCGCCCCGCCACGGTGCGTACCCGGTTGCTTGGTTTGTACGGTGTCGATTCCCCGTTGCCCACTGCCTACCTGGACGACATTACCCAGCGCCGGGAGGGGCACGAGGCGCTGGAGGCCTTCCTCGACATCTTCAACCACCGCATCTTCACCCAGTTCTACCGCATCTGGCGCAAGTACTCCTATCCCGCCACCTTCGAGGCCGGTGGCGCGGATAGCACCTCGCAATGCCTGCTCGGGCTGATCGGGCTGGGTATTCCGGGGACGGCGAACCACATCGCCACGCCGGTATCGCGTTTCCTCGCCTTGCTCAGCGTGATGCGCCTGCCGACCCGCAATGCCGAGGGCATCAGCGCACTGGTGAAGCTGCTGGCGCCGAACACACAGGCACGCGTGACTGCGCACTGGCCCCGAAAGGTGCCGCTGGCACAACCTGCCAGCCTGTCGAAAGAGCGACCCGTCAGCCTCTCCCAGGGCACGCCGCTGGGCGCCGTGGGCGCGGATGCCAATAGCCAGGTGCGTCTGGAGCTGGTGACCGAGGACCTTGCCGAGGCGCAAGGCTGGCTGCCGGGAAGCCAACTGCACAGCGATCTGCTGGTGCTGTTGCGGGTGTACCTGGGATGGCGATGCACCGCGAAACTGCAGCTCACCTTGCCGGTGGAATGCCTGCCGCAGCCGGTGCTGGGCGGCGCTCCGGTGTTACTGGGGCTGACCGGCGTACTGGGGCTAGATCCCGGCGCTGGACAGCCGTGCATAACTGTCAATCTGGGGCGTTACCTGGGACTGAGAGAGAACAAAAAAAGAAGGGAGACACAGCATGTCACTTACTGCTTCTAA
- the tssJ gene encoding type VI secretion system lipoprotein TssJ, with product MSLTASKTLLTVAVFGLLLSGCGLTQRAMDGGSSIAQGIFYKQVKVLHLDFNARTALNTSATDMSALSVSTLVRVYQLKDDKALEKADYPRLLSNSSDVLAEDLLDEHWVVVKPGGGAQLNAALADETKFVAVVALFRSPDRQQGNWRLTLAREELDPDYPRVIELGDNALNLAPLPKEDSWW from the coding sequence ATGTCACTTACTGCTTCTAAGACTCTGCTGACCGTGGCCGTGTTTGGCCTCCTGCTCAGCGGGTGTGGGCTGACTCAGCGCGCGATGGATGGAGGGAGTTCCATCGCTCAGGGCATTTTCTACAAGCAGGTTAAGGTCCTGCATCTGGACTTCAACGCCCGCACAGCGCTGAACACTTCGGCCACTGACATGTCCGCACTGTCAGTCTCGACCTTGGTGCGTGTCTACCAGTTGAAGGATGACAAGGCACTGGAGAAAGCGGACTACCCCAGACTGTTAAGCAATAGCAGTGATGTGTTGGCAGAGGATCTGCTGGACGAGCACTGGGTAGTTGTGAAGCCCGGCGGGGGCGCACAACTGAACGCTGCGCTGGCCGATGAGACGAAGTTCGTCGCCGTGGTTGCGCTGTTTCGCTCCCCGGATAGGCAGCAGGGTAATTGGCGCCTGACGCTCGCCCGCGAGGAGCTGGATCCGGATTACCCACGGGTGATTGAGCTGGGCGACAACGCGCTGAACCTGGCACCACTGCCCAAAGAGGACTCCTGGTGGTGA
- the tssE gene encoding type VI secretion system baseplate subunit TssE, with protein MSEQNPSLYELLLQNFTGELDLHRAREEDQPLLSVLDNLQRILNCRAGTLSHLPDYGLPDMSEILHGMPGSAHGLIGNMTNMLLKYEPRLASLNIELLPQILPGHLEYSVTVELHDGMRATFGTTLAPEGRVLVRHLKQINCLQP; from the coding sequence GTGAGTGAGCAGAATCCGTCGCTCTACGAGCTGCTGTTGCAGAACTTCACCGGTGAGCTCGATCTGCATCGGGCGCGCGAGGAGGATCAACCCCTGCTTTCGGTGCTGGACAACTTGCAGCGCATCCTCAACTGCCGGGCCGGCACCCTCAGCCATCTGCCCGACTACGGTCTGCCAGACATGAGCGAGATCCTGCATGGCATGCCGGGCAGCGCCCATGGGTTGATCGGCAACATGACCAACATGCTGCTCAAGTACGAGCCGCGCCTAGCGTCGCTCAACATCGAGTTGCTACCGCAAATCCTTCCCGGGCACTTGGAGTACAGCGTTACAGTCGAGCTGCATGATGGGATGCGCGCAACTTTCGGCACCACACTGGCGCCAGAAGGACGGGTGTTGGTGCGCCACTTGAAACAGATAAATTGCCTACAGCCATAG
- a CDS encoding OmpA family protein codes for MLISDFGMRLGGDPRGFAEYRALRDELLKLSHPARPDVDWAQVENLCLALQEENGLELQSMVVLILARVHLYALPGLQEGIQSLNRRLPQLWDQLWPSALSARLESLSWAFEQLQPLLRTVNVTAESLPRLQQLNEELDSLADLLLQYAEVPLISLQALRRQLGRVAARLNREAILGDLLVQPKQARVYASATVTATSVGGSGTGHTPEVIVVTVAPEPPVSPAPLQARRSPWLWLLLVIALAAALGFGYWQWHLVSEEQTSPRPIQLDSLLLFPPGSTKLRPEATKVLINGLMNIKAQPNWLIVITGHSDSSGDSTKNLEISRARAMAVKEWMQQMGDIPDSCFVVQGYGADLPLMNNDSEAGRAANRRVDVRLIPQGGACNLTTRP; via the coding sequence ATGCTGATTTCAGACTTTGGCATGCGCTTGGGCGGGGACCCGCGCGGCTTCGCGGAGTACCGGGCGCTGCGTGATGAGCTACTCAAATTAAGCCACCCGGCTCGCCCAGATGTGGATTGGGCTCAGGTCGAAAACCTATGCCTGGCATTGCAGGAAGAAAACGGGCTGGAGTTGCAGTCGATGGTGGTGTTGATCCTGGCCAGAGTGCATCTGTATGCGCTGCCGGGGCTGCAGGAAGGGATTCAGTCGTTGAATCGTCGTCTGCCGCAATTGTGGGACCAACTGTGGCCATCAGCGCTCTCGGCTCGCCTGGAATCGCTCAGTTGGGCGTTTGAGCAGTTACAGCCTTTATTGCGTACAGTGAACGTGACAGCCGAATCGCTTCCCCGCTTGCAGCAGCTCAACGAAGAATTGGACAGCTTGGCTGACCTGCTTCTGCAGTACGCGGAAGTTCCCCTGATCTCGTTGCAAGCATTACGTCGGCAGTTGGGCAGAGTCGCAGCGCGGCTCAATCGAGAGGCAATCTTGGGTGATTTGCTCGTCCAGCCCAAGCAAGCACGGGTATACGCATCTGCAACCGTAACGGCGACCAGCGTTGGCGGAAGTGGCACCGGACACACCCCCGAGGTGATCGTTGTGACCGTTGCACCAGAGCCTCCCGTGTCTCCCGCGCCGCTGCAAGCGAGGCGATCACCGTGGTTGTGGCTACTGCTCGTAATAGCCCTGGCTGCTGCACTCGGCTTCGGATACTGGCAATGGCACTTGGTATCCGAGGAGCAAACGTCTCCACGACCGATTCAGCTGGACAGCCTGCTGTTGTTCCCGCCCGGTAGTACTAAGTTACGCCCCGAGGCAACTAAAGTGCTGATTAATGGTTTGATGAACATAAAGGCGCAGCCGAATTGGCTGATAGTGATCACGGGCCACTCTGACAGCAGTGGCGATAGCACGAAGAATCTTGAGATTTCACGAGCGCGTGCCATGGCTGTAAAGGAGTGGATGCAGCAGATGGGCGACATTCCGGATAGCTGCTTTGTGGTTCAGGGCTATGGCGCGGATCTGCCGCTCATGAACAATGACTCGGAAGCCGGGCGGGCCGCCAATCGCAGAGTGGACGTGCGCCTCATTCCTCAGGGCGGCGCCTGTAATCTAACGACGCGCCCCTGA
- a CDS encoding helix-turn-helix domain-containing protein, giving the protein MARISGHQDKDRDLVKLGAAIRVRRRALALSQEALADAAVIDRSHMGKIERGERNVTFLNICRIATAIGCKPSELLMEAGL; this is encoded by the coding sequence ATGGCAAGAATCTCCGGACATCAGGACAAAGACCGCGACCTCGTGAAGCTGGGCGCAGCGATACGAGTGCGCCGTAGGGCGTTGGCGCTTTCGCAAGAAGCCCTGGCCGATGCGGCGGTGATCGATCGATCCCACATGGGCAAGATTGAGCGAGGCGAGCGCAACGTCACCTTCCTCAACATCTGTCGGATTGCCACGGCCATTGGGTGTAAGCCCTCTGAGCTGTTGATGGAGGCCGGGCTGTAA
- the csrA gene encoding carbon storage regulator CsrA, with product MLILTRNVSQTIRIGDDIEIAILRVKGNQVRVGVTAPAHITVHRDEVYQRIQADQRQPS from the coding sequence ATGCTCATCCTCACCCGCAATGTCAGCCAAACCATCCGTATTGGCGATGACATCGAGATCGCCATTCTTCGCGTCAAGGGCAACCAGGTGCGCGTTGGCGTCACCGCGCCTGCACACATCACGGTGCATCGCGATGAGGTCTACCAGCGAATCCAGGCCGACCAGCGTCAGCCGTCCTGA
- a CDS encoding hydrolase or metal-binding protein: MLKGLAITPPVLGRISIGKVVEKNGKRLPEKDDQFTITSQVQLRDGWVAHPFDEELRKAQDGKIRRIPIRLLFNAPELNFRAEYCLFDRQTGRPSCVGNGETCKRRGQAGIESHPCPSPDGCPLAKGGACKPYGRLNVVIGDEDALGSFVFRTTGFNSIRTLAARLQYLQAISGNRLACLALELRLRGKSTRQSHGSPIFYVDITVRSGVALELALQQARELDELRQASGFDQAALDATARLGFANGAFEDSEDEGTAIVDEFFPEPSTDSATPVPAQAEEPVPPPVPTDKPRPTLSTLLRERAEARNPSAN, encoded by the coding sequence ATGCTCAAAGGCTTGGCTATTACCCCGCCCGTACTCGGGCGGATTTCCATCGGTAAGGTGGTCGAAAAGAACGGCAAGCGCCTGCCGGAGAAAGACGATCAATTCACCATCACCTCGCAGGTTCAGCTGCGCGACGGCTGGGTTGCTCACCCCTTTGACGAGGAGTTGCGCAAGGCCCAGGACGGCAAGATCCGGCGCATTCCGATCCGCCTGCTGTTCAACGCACCGGAGCTGAATTTTCGTGCCGAATACTGCTTGTTTGATCGGCAGACGGGGCGGCCTTCTTGCGTCGGCAATGGCGAGACCTGCAAGCGCCGTGGCCAGGCCGGTATCGAGTCGCACCCCTGCCCGTCCCCCGATGGCTGTCCATTGGCCAAGGGCGGTGCCTGCAAGCCCTATGGCCGGCTCAACGTGGTCATCGGTGACGAGGATGCCTTGGGCAGCTTCGTGTTCCGCACCACTGGCTTCAACAGCATCCGCACCCTGGCGGCCCGCCTGCAGTACCTGCAAGCCATCTCCGGCAATCGCCTGGCGTGCCTGGCCCTGGAGCTACGCCTGCGGGGCAAGTCCACCCGCCAGAGCCATGGCTCACCGATCTTCTACGTCGATATCACGGTGCGCAGTGGTGTGGCCTTGGAGCTGGCGCTGCAACAAGCCCGTGAGCTGGATGAACTGCGTCAGGCCTCGGGCTTTGACCAGGCGGCGCTGGATGCCACGGCAAGGCTGGGCTTTGCCAATGGCGCCTTCGAGGACAGCGAAGACGAAGGCACGGCCATCGTCGATGAGTTCTTTCCCGAACCGTCCACCGATTCCGCTACACCGGTGCCAGCACAGGCTGAAGAACCTGTACCGCCACCGGTCCCTACCGACAAGCCGCGTCCCACGCTCTCGACCCTGCTGCGCGAACGTGCTGAAGCACGCAATCCCTCAGCGAATTAG
- a CDS encoding YqaJ viral recombinase family protein, whose translation MTMTSLKASSQPGSRPALRLVSTKNLPREDWLLVRQQGIGSSDAGAAVGLNPYKSQLELWLEKTGRDALLPKIDPTDEESPTYWGNILEPIVATHYTQRTGNRVRRINAVLQHPDPKLDWMLANIDREVIGASDVQILECKTAGINGALLWRDGVPVYVQLQVMHQLAVTGKQAADVAVLLGGQHLEIHRIERDDELIARLIELERDFWSYVQRDTPPPADGSESADQALRCLYPEDHGHTLDFTEDTVLSAVFDELQSVRANLDLQSKREAELKQQLQQAMGDASRAEFANGAVSWRKAKDSVVLDVPLLLKEKPYLLARYPTTKTGSRRFLIF comes from the coding sequence ATGACCATGACCTCACTGAAAGCCTCATCCCAACCCGGTAGCCGTCCTGCCCTGCGCCTGGTCAGCACCAAAAACCTGCCTCGCGAGGATTGGTTGCTGGTGCGCCAGCAGGGCATCGGCAGCTCCGATGCGGGCGCTGCCGTTGGCCTTAACCCCTACAAATCGCAACTGGAGCTGTGGCTGGAGAAAACCGGCCGTGATGCCTTGTTGCCCAAGATCGATCCCACCGACGAGGAGAGCCCCACCTACTGGGGCAACATCCTCGAACCCATCGTGGCTACCCACTACACGCAACGTACCGGCAACCGGGTACGACGCATCAACGCCGTGCTCCAGCACCCCGATCCCAAGTTGGACTGGATGCTGGCCAACATTGATCGCGAGGTAATCGGCGCCAGCGATGTACAGATACTCGAATGCAAGACTGCCGGTATCAATGGCGCTCTGCTGTGGCGTGACGGTGTGCCGGTGTACGTGCAACTGCAGGTCATGCATCAGTTGGCGGTCACCGGCAAGCAAGCGGCGGATGTGGCTGTACTGCTCGGTGGCCAGCACCTGGAGATTCACCGTATCGAGCGTGACGATGAGCTGATCGCTCGGCTGATCGAGCTGGAGCGGGACTTCTGGAGTTACGTGCAGCGCGATACCCCGCCACCCGCAGACGGTTCTGAATCAGCGGACCAGGCACTGCGCTGTCTGTATCCGGAGGATCACGGTCACACCCTGGACTTCACCGAGGATACGGTGCTGTCCGCCGTATTCGATGAGTTGCAATCGGTACGTGCCAACCTGGACCTGCAGAGTAAGCGCGAAGCCGAACTCAAGCAGCAGCTGCAGCAGGCCATGGGCGATGCCAGTCGTGCAGAGTTTGCCAATGGCGCGGTGTCCTGGCGCAAGGCCAAGGACAGTGTGGTGCTCGATGTCCCGCTGCTACTCAAGGAAAAGCCCTACCTGCTGGCGCGCTACCCCACCACCAAGACCGGCAGCCGTCGTTTCCTGATTTTCTGA
- a CDS encoding DUF932 domain-containing protein, with the protein MAHLVEHMAYVGDTPWHGLGNHLPRKQPIEIWQREAGMDWQIQESPVHFKADAVGHLGSIHSFPEQKVLYRSDTKAPLSVVSQRYQVVQPKEVLEFYRDLTEVSGYELETAGVLKGGRKFWALARTGQNTALKGNDQVNGYLLLATSCDGTLATTATPTTIRVVCNNTLTIAVDGATRAIRVPHNTRFDPKVVKKQLGIAVSQWDDFMYRMRALAERKVQWHEAMGFFMNVMCDTPINGALPEKLANERAMRKVQSLYEGRGRGAQLASAQGTAWGLLNAVTEYVDHERRARSNEYRLDSAWFGQGAVLKQKALDAALALAA; encoded by the coding sequence ATGGCGCATCTTGTCGAACACATGGCTTACGTTGGCGATACCCCCTGGCATGGTCTGGGCAATCATCTGCCGCGCAAACAGCCCATCGAAATCTGGCAGCGTGAAGCCGGCATGGACTGGCAGATCCAGGAAAGCCCGGTGCATTTCAAGGCCGATGCAGTCGGGCACCTGGGCAGCATCCATTCCTTCCCCGAACAGAAGGTCCTCTACCGCTCGGACACCAAGGCACCGCTCTCGGTGGTCTCCCAACGCTACCAGGTCGTCCAGCCCAAGGAGGTCCTGGAGTTCTACCGCGACCTCACCGAGGTTTCGGGCTACGAGTTGGAAACTGCAGGCGTGCTCAAGGGCGGTCGTAAATTCTGGGCGCTGGCGCGTACCGGGCAAAACACTGCGCTCAAAGGCAACGACCAAGTGAATGGCTACCTGCTGCTGGCCACCTCTTGCGACGGCACCCTGGCCACCACCGCCACCCCCACCACCATCCGGGTCGTCTGCAACAACACGCTGACCATTGCCGTCGATGGCGCGACGCGGGCCATCCGGGTGCCGCACAACACCCGCTTCGATCCCAAGGTGGTGAAGAAGCAGTTGGGCATTGCCGTGTCGCAATGGGATGACTTCATGTACCGCATGCGCGCCCTGGCCGAGCGCAAGGTGCAGTGGCACGAAGCGATGGGCTTCTTCATGAACGTGATGTGCGATACGCCGATCAATGGCGCGCTGCCGGAGAAGCTCGCCAACGAACGCGCCATGCGCAAGGTGCAAAGCCTGTACGAAGGTCGCGGACGGGGTGCGCAACTGGCGTCGGCCCAAGGCACGGCATGGGGCCTGCTCAATGCGGTCACCGAGTACGTGGACCACGAGCGCCGGGCACGCAGCAACGAGTACCGCCTGGACTCGGCCTGGTTCGGTCAGGGTGCCGTGCTGAAACAAAAAGCCCTGGACGCCGCCTTGGCGCTGGCCGCCTAG
- a CDS encoding zinc ribbon domain-containing protein YjdM, with translation MSTLPACPKCNSEYTYEDGGLLICPECAHEWSASGAAEADGDARVIKDSVGNLLQDGDTVTVIKDLKVKGSSLVVKVGTKVKNIRLVDGDHDIDCKIDGIGAMKLKSEFVKKV, from the coding sequence GTGAGCACCTTGCCTGCCTGCCCGAAATGCAACTCCGAATACACCTATGAAGACGGCGGCCTGCTGATCTGCCCGGAGTGCGCCCACGAGTGGTCCGCCAGTGGCGCGGCCGAGGCCGATGGTGATGCGCGCGTGATCAAGGATTCCGTTGGCAACCTGCTGCAGGATGGCGATACCGTCACCGTGATCAAGGACCTGAAGGTCAAGGGCTCGTCCCTGGTGGTGAAGGTCGGCACCAAGGTGAAGAACATTCGCCTGGTGGACGGTGACCACGATATCGACTGCAAGATCGACGGCATCGGCGCGATGAAGCTGAAGTCGGAGTTCGTGAAGAAGGTCTGA